The proteins below are encoded in one region of Nitrospira sp.:
- a CDS encoding cytochrome P450 — protein MGRFAEFIFRQPDMAMYLLNEPADIKHVLVTHQQQYLKGPVPPAESHIFGHGVLHTEGELHHHRRRILLPAFHRDQVMDYAHLIASKAMAMADRWPDGSTIDVTHEMTQLTLSIIWMLLFGEDVGPAAAQVADSVTVGTRLITKQYHSPLALLTPLWLPTPTHRTFARHTRRLDDIVRSIIRERRSHRRTRADLLGLLLAATDSHGRPLNDDAIRDELVTLLLAGHETTANALTWTWWLVAQHHGAYTRVAQEVSTHVGHRLPGTADLPRLTYTKMVWDEALRLYPPAWLLHTRVAQEEDRLPSGVLLHTGASVFLSPWSMHRHARWFPEPHRFAPERFSADATAARPPYCYFPFGGGGHRCLGESFAELEGMLILSTVIKAARLRLVEGPPILPDPLMTLRPNRPVLMTVQRVGVRP, from the coding sequence ATGGGCCGGTTCGCGGAATTCATCTTCCGCCAGCCCGACATGGCGATGTACCTACTCAACGAGCCCGCCGACATCAAACATGTCCTCGTCACTCATCAGCAACAATACCTCAAGGGGCCGGTCCCTCCAGCCGAGTCTCACATCTTCGGGCACGGGGTCCTCCACACCGAAGGAGAGCTGCACCACCACCGGCGACGTATCCTTCTGCCGGCCTTTCATCGAGACCAGGTCATGGACTACGCCCACTTGATCGCGTCGAAGGCCATGGCAATGGCGGACCGCTGGCCCGACGGCTCGACCATCGACGTCACACACGAAATGACGCAGCTCACGCTCTCGATTATCTGGATGCTGCTCTTTGGAGAGGACGTCGGTCCGGCGGCGGCGCAGGTGGCGGACTCCGTGACCGTGGGAACACGATTGATCACGAAGCAATATCACTCTCCCTTGGCGCTCCTCACACCGTTGTGGCTCCCCACTCCGACACACCGGACGTTTGCTCGCCATACGCGCCGACTGGACGACATCGTACGAAGCATCATCCGAGAGCGACGAAGTCATCGGCGAACTCGAGCAGATCTGCTCGGCCTTTTGCTCGCCGCAACAGATAGTCACGGAAGACCGCTGAACGACGACGCCATTCGAGACGAACTCGTCACCCTATTGCTGGCCGGACACGAGACAACGGCGAACGCGCTCACCTGGACCTGGTGGTTGGTCGCACAGCATCACGGGGCGTATACTCGTGTGGCACAGGAAGTTTCGACTCATGTGGGCCACCGCTTGCCTGGTACTGCCGACCTGCCCCGCCTAACCTATACAAAAATGGTCTGGGACGAAGCGCTCAGACTGTATCCGCCGGCTTGGCTGCTCCACACACGCGTCGCGCAGGAGGAGGATCGGCTTCCTTCCGGCGTGCTCCTCCATACGGGCGCCTCCGTCTTTCTGAGCCCGTGGAGCATGCATCGGCACGCCCGCTGGTTTCCAGAACCGCATCGCTTCGCACCGGAACGATTTTCAGCCGATGCAACGGCGGCCCGACCGCCGTACTGTTATTTCCCCTTCGGCGGAGGCGGTCACCGCTGCCTGGGAGAATCGTTTGCCGAGCTGGAGGGAATGTTGATTCTGTCCACCGTGATCAAGGCGGCCCGACTCCGGTTAGTGGAAGGCCCACCCATCCTCCCCGATCCACTCATGACGCTTCGACCCAATCGACCGGTCCTGATGACCGTGCAGCGCGTGGGTGTTCGCCCATAG
- a CDS encoding K+/H+ antiporter, translating into MDLLRLLQDLPIEFLLLGASTLLLLSVLASHISGRIGIPALILFLVIGMFAGSEGPGGIEFDYPSLAQSLGVVALTLILFSGGLDTKWQQIRPVVWKGLALSTIGVVLTAALVAGFAVWLLGFALLDGLLLGAIVSSTDAAAVFSVLRSRQARLRGQLAPLLELESGSNDPMAVFLTVGLIALLVGGGTWLGVLWMFVQQVVLGGLVGYGMGICMVALLRHLHLEHEGLYAVLSLAIALFTYGTTAAAGGNGFLAVYLAGVTAGSQDVRPLDFLRRYHQGQAWLMQILMFLTLGLQVFPSQIVPILDAGIVLALFLIFVARPIAVFTTLGFSDLSFKEQLLLAWVGLRGAVPIILATFPLTAGLPQAGVIFNLVFFIVLSSVLLQGTSLPMMARWLNLSSPGLAPLRRTATG; encoded by the coding sequence ATGGACCTGCTCCGACTACTCCAGGATCTCCCGATCGAATTTCTTCTGCTCGGCGCGTCGACGCTGCTCCTCCTGAGCGTCCTGGCGAGCCATATCTCTGGTCGGATCGGCATTCCTGCGCTGATCCTCTTCCTGGTCATTGGCATGTTCGCGGGATCCGAGGGGCCCGGCGGGATCGAGTTCGACTATCCCAGCTTGGCGCAATCCCTGGGGGTCGTGGCTCTCACGCTCATCCTGTTTTCAGGGGGGCTGGATACCAAGTGGCAACAGATCCGTCCCGTGGTGTGGAAAGGTTTGGCGTTGTCCACGATCGGGGTGGTCCTCACGGCCGCTCTGGTTGCCGGGTTCGCGGTCTGGCTCCTGGGATTTGCGCTCTTGGACGGCTTGCTGCTCGGAGCCATCGTCTCGTCCACCGATGCGGCCGCCGTCTTCTCCGTACTCCGCTCGCGACAGGCGCGGCTACGCGGGCAACTGGCGCCCTTGCTCGAACTGGAATCCGGGAGCAACGATCCCATGGCGGTGTTTCTCACGGTCGGCCTGATTGCTCTGTTGGTCGGAGGAGGAACGTGGCTTGGCGTGCTGTGGATGTTCGTGCAACAAGTTGTGCTCGGAGGCCTCGTGGGGTATGGCATGGGCATCTGCATGGTGGCCCTCCTCCGGCACCTGCATCTCGAGCACGAAGGCTTGTATGCGGTACTGAGCCTCGCCATCGCGCTGTTCACCTACGGCACCACAGCAGCGGCCGGTGGGAACGGCTTCTTGGCGGTGTACCTCGCCGGAGTGACGGCTGGAAGCCAGGACGTGAGGCCACTGGACTTCCTCCGACGCTATCATCAGGGGCAGGCGTGGCTGATGCAGATCCTCATGTTTCTCACGCTGGGCTTACAGGTCTTTCCGTCGCAGATCGTGCCGATTCTCGACGCAGGTATTGTGCTCGCATTGTTTCTCATCTTTGTCGCGCGTCCCATTGCCGTTTTTACGACATTGGGATTTTCCGATTTGTCATTCAAGGAACAGTTGCTGCTCGCCTGGGTCGGACTGCGCGGAGCGGTTCCGATCATCCTCGCCACGTTTCCATTGACGGCGGGATTGCCGCAGGCGGGTGTCATATTCAATCTGGTCTTCTTCATCGTGTTGAGTTCTGTCCTTCTCCAGGGAACATCGCTACCGATGATGGCTCGTTGGCTGAATCTCTCCAGCCCAGGATTGGCTCCCTTGCGGCGGACTGCGACGGGGTGA